In Drosophila yakuba strain Tai18E2 chromosome X, Prin_Dyak_Tai18E2_2.1, whole genome shotgun sequence, a single genomic region encodes these proteins:
- the LOC6524805 gene encoding nuclear exosome regulator NRDE2, protein MSLFPAYGGGQPLAPGSAKEEAKPEEATATGANWKNNESYIQKHIEDVNIATQEAQPDSSSSSEDSEEEADKDKQEDVPKTKEIPRGKRLEFDASDEFYVDKKSNSSYRNINTLTKPTRPRYKTRMARLRDENHKHRGFSRADSKLSLKNSRYVKKQLPVEALSEEEVARLQEQLTRSKVLVQREPEVLDHWLELHRLLNLNLDKANRLAVAEHQLHTLEAALEHHPSNQQILRLYTDVANATYQASEVAARFEKMLKRNPFEYILWTNLIMVTQGNMARCRVPAVLQIYAYSMRRMHVGHTDEITRRFETTETDVIMLKLFHNCLLFLRQSGNINRMFSVIRLSMELNFPGLTMNCLEASAANEAPLIEFEEMVLGSGMPMPEIWTRVEKLRQAYCYLPYPISTSSSIEDFKGEWDTERYMFSDDIVPYAHALKSPDNRLHLLLVVVQLTKMPLIRSCCLADKLNPCIDEFGETEAIEMLFAVLADRHSYAVSASNYADCDAPMMNLAKEMSVTPSFMPHFVGHDVYADTVSTLILKCSEAFSDEETKRRIFLILWLRFQRLLIVLHKLTGKLTKSYVKDTRNRIREEISKSENREVVRFYTELALCEFEGQNDNDNDWRFFSIFWKIITEKSAESSRISCPDIMHLYIVCAELLIQNRHKDRAIDVLVSLCIETHIILDETSISSKQVIVESIKSGIKLVNAELKALDAQPAEMALEEYFMPNRLLILLRALSLLDTLYDPRNLEVKQFLSDLQQKEFGPEAAKTSERKRFLREQVMEIQLLQLQLSISLAGDIEIYCGFSERKLEDLLDRGLDEFPRNMVFLQHWTNLKTILWHKQRARFIRTKAGIASLAHLVIAAHSRVQIIEPTDTFSKDAIRVAVRNRLINLFETYLPTNSNRSEMEEEQYRALRRNSIYWRLYMTCLSDTKATFQRSREVLLMAIDECPWDKALLMEGGKVLPNELSFLQDLMTEKEIRIFAVPEELGILRDQ, encoded by the exons ATGTCTCTATTTCCCGCCTATGGCGGTGGCCAGCCCCTAGCACCCGGCAGTGCGAAAGAGGAGGCGAAACCAGAAGAGGCGACAGCAACAGGCGCGAATTGGAAAAACAACGAGAGTTACATTCAAAAACATATAGAAGATGTAAATATAGCAACTCAGGAAGCCCAACCAGacagctcctccagcagcgAGGACtccgaggaggaggcggaCAAGGACAAGCAAGAGGATGTACCCAAAACCAAGGAAATTCCCCGGGGTAAACGTCTAGAATTCGATGCCAGCGATGAGTTCTATGTGGACAAGAAGAGCAACAGCTCCTATAGAAACATCAACACCCTGACTAAACCCACACGACCACGCTACAAAACACGGATGGCACGACTGCGGGATGAGAACCACAAGCACCGTGGCTTCTCAAGGGCCGACTCCAAATTGAGCCTGAAGAACAGTCGGTACGTCAAAAAGCAGCTGCCCGTGGAAGCACTCAGCGAGGAGGAGGTGGCCAGGCTGCAGGAGCAGCTCACCCGCAGCAAAGTGCTCGTACAGCGGGAGCCCGAGGTGCTGGACCACTGGCTGGAGCTGCACCGCCTGCTGAATCTCAATTTGGACAAGGCCAATCGACTGGCGGTGGCGGAGCACCAGCTGCACACCCTGGAAGCGGCACTGGAACACCATCCGTCCAATCAACAGATTCTGCGGCTCTACACGGACGTGGCCAACGCCACATATCAGGCCAGCGAG gTTGCTGCGCGCTTCGAGAAAATGCTGAAGAGAAACCCCTTCGAGTACATACTGTGGACAAACCTAATAATGGTCACCCAAGGCAACATGGCGCGTTGCAGGGTGCCAGCTGTGCTCCAGATTTACGCGTACAGCATGCGCCGAATGCACGTGGGACACACCGATGAAATAACCAGGAGATTCGAGACGACGGAAACGGATGTGATAATgctcaaactttttcacaATTGCTTACTATTCCTACGCCAATCGGGCAATATAAACAGGATGTTTTCCGTGATTCGTTTGTCAATGGAGCTGAATTTCCCGGGCCTGACGATGAATTGCCTGGAGGCAAGTGCCGCCAATGAAGCACCATTAATCGAGTTTGAGGAAATGGTGCTGGGTTCGGGAATGCCGATGCCCGAGATCTGGACGCGAGTGGAGAAACTCAGACAGGCGTACTGCTACCTGCCGTATCCAATCTCGACGTCCTCGTCGATTGAAGACTTCAAAGGAGAATGGGATACCGAGCGTTACATGTTCAGCGACGATATTGTCCCATATGCACACGCACTGAAGTCGCCGGACAATCGCTTGCACCTGCTGCTCGTGGTTGTACAACTAACGAAAATGCCCCTGATTCGCAGCTGCTGTTTGGCAGACAAATTAAATCCGTGCATTGATGAGTTCGGCGAGACCGAGGCCATTGAAATGCTTTTCGCTGTCCTAGCAGATAGGCACTCCTATGCAGTGTCAGCGTCGAACTATGCGGACTGTGATGCGCCCATGATGAACTTGGCTAAAGAAATGTCCGTGACTCCCAGCTTTATGCCGCACTTTGTGGGACATGACGTGTATGCGGATACCGTCAGTACTTTGATTCTTAAATGTAGCGAAGCTTTTAGCGACGAGGAGACCAAGCGACGGATATTCCTGATTCTGTGGCTGCGATTCCAGCGGCTCTTAATAGTGCTGCACAAGCTCACGGGCAAGCTAACGAAATCTTATGTAAAGGATACACGAAACCGGATTCGCGAAGAGATCAGTAAGTCGGAGAATCGGGAAGTTGTACGTTTTTATACGGAGCTGGCCTTGTGCGAATTCGAGGGTCAGAATGATAATGACAATGACTGGCGTTTCTTTTCCATATTTTGGAAGATAATCACCGAAAAGTCGGCCGAATCCAGCCGCATCAGCTGTCCGGACATAATGCACCTCTATATAGTTTGTGCTGAATTGCTTATACAAAATCGTCACAAGGATAGGGCCATCGATGTACTCGTTTCACTGTGTATCGAAACACATATCATTTTAGACGAGACTTCTATCAGCTCCAAGCAAGTGATTGTAGAAAGCATAAAGAGCGGAATAAAGCTGGTAAATGCGGAACTGAAAGCCCTCGATGCACAGCCAGCTGAGATGGCTTTGGAAGAATACTTCATGCCCAACAGACTGCTTATCCTTTTGCGTGCTCTCTCTTTGCTCGACACACTGTATGATCCCCGAAATCTGGAGGTTAAACAGTTTCTCAGTGACCTGCAGCAGAAGGAATTTGGGCCCGAGGCCGCGAAGACCAGCGAAAGAAAGCGTTTCCTTAGGGAGCAGGTCATGGAAATACAGCTACTACAGCTGCAGTTGTCCATCTCCCTAGCTGGCGATATTGAGATCTATTGCGGATTCAGTGAGAGGAAGCTAGAGGATCTGCTGGACCGAGGACTCGACGAGTTTCCGCGAAATATGGTGTTTCTACAGCACTGGACCAACTTGAAAACGATTCTGTGGCACAAGCAGCGTGCCCGCTTCATACGCACCAAGGCCGGTATCGCTTCACTGGCGCACCTGGTCATTGCGGCTCACAGTCGCGTTCAGATCATAGAGCCCACTGATACGTTTTCGAAGGACGCCATACGTGTGGCGGTGCGCAATCGTTTGATCAACTTGTTTGAGACTTACCTTCCGACCAATTCAAATCGTTCGGaaatggaggaggagcagtaTCGCGCACTGCGCAGGAACTCCATCTACTGGCGCTTGTACATGACATGCCTATCCGATACGAAAGCAACTTTTCAGCGCAGCAGGGAAGTGCTTCTGATGGCCATTGACGAGTGTCCCTGGGACAAGGCCTTGCTAATGGAAGGAGGCAAGGTTTTGCCGAACGAACTGTCATTCCTACAGGACCTGATGACCGAAAAGGAAATACGCATTTTCGCTGTGCCCGAGGAACTGGGCATCTTGCGGGACCAGTGA